From Pagrus major chromosome 18, Pma_NU_1.0, a single genomic window includes:
- the fhl1a gene encoding four and a half LIM domains protein 1a produces MSERFDCYYCRDNLHGKKYVKKDDKHVCPKCFDKLCANTCAECKRPIGADTKELHHKNRHWHEDCFRCAKCYKPLASEPFNARDDGKIMCGKCGAREDGNRCQGCYKVVMPGSQNVEYKNKVWHEDCFKCFECKQPIRAQSFLTKGEDIYCAPCHDKKFAKKCFHCKQAITSGGISYQDQPWHSECFVCNTCRKPLATVRFTSHENNVFCVDCFKTDVAKKCHGCKNPITGFGHGTNVVNYEGYSWHEYCFNCKKCSLSLANKRFVISGEQIYCPDCAKKL; encoded by the exons ATGAGTGAGCGCTTCGACTGCTACTACTGCCGTGACAACCTGCACGGGAAGAAGTATGTGAAGAAGGATGACAAGCACGTGTGCCCCAAGTGCTTCGACAAGCTCTGTGCCAACACCTGCGCCGAGTGCAAACGCCCCATCGGTGCCGACACCAAG GAGCTGCACCATAAGAACCGCCACTGGCATGAGGACTGTTTCCGCTGTGCCAAGTGCTACAAGCCGCTAGCCTCTGAGCCCTTCAACGCCCGTGATGATGGCAAGATAATGTGCGGCAAGTGTGGCGCCAGGGAGGATGGCAACCGCTGCCAGGGCTGCTACAAGGTGGTCATGCCAG GATCCCAGAACGTGGAGTACAAGAACAAGGTGTGGCACGAGGATTGCTTCAAATGCTTTGAATGCAAGCAGCCAATCCGCGCACAGAGCTTCCTGACCAAGGGCGAAGACATCTACTGCGCTCCCTGCCATGACAAGAAGTTTGCCAAGAAATGCTTCCACTGCAAGCAG GCCATCACCTCCGGAGGGATCAGCTACCAGGACCAGCCCTGGCACTCCGAGTGTTTCGTGTGCAACACCTGCCGTAAACCTCTGGCAACAGTTCGCTTCACTTCCCATGAGAACAATGTTTTCTGCGTGGACTGCTTCAAGACTGATGTGGCCAAGAAGTGCCATGGCTGCAAGAACCCGATCACAG GGTTCGGCCATGGCACCAACGTGGTGAACTACGAGGGCTACTCCTGGCACGAGTACTGCTTCAACTGCAAGAAGTGCTCCCTCTCGCTGGCCAACAAGCGCTTCGTCATCAGCGGAGAACAGATCTACTGCCCCGACTGTGCTAAGAAGCTGTGA